A window of the Chloroflexaceae bacterium genome harbors these coding sequences:
- the rimI gene encoding ribosomal protein S18-alanine N-acetyltransferase: MYYFIEPMTEEDIPAVQQIEAQSFPIPWSANTYRRELRDPQHCRYIVARASPTPPPQGKPSPPPRRLGLLAHLFSAFTAQPGQTDAATAAPIVGYGGLWLSADEAHITTIAVDPAHRRRGVGELLLNGLIDQAYELGATMITLEVRVSNDAAQRLYLKYGFKVVGTRRRYYTDNGEDALLMSIEALNTPAYRQRLNALRRQFFARLQRQA; this comes from the coding sequence ATGTATTATTTCATCGAGCCAATGACCGAGGAGGATATTCCGGCGGTCCAGCAGATCGAGGCCCAGAGTTTCCCGATCCCCTGGTCGGCTAACACTTACCGCCGCGAACTGCGCGACCCCCAGCATTGCCGCTACATCGTCGCTCGCGCCAGCCCTACGCCCCCGCCCCAGGGCAAACCTTCTCCGCCCCCGCGCCGCCTGGGGCTCCTTGCCCATCTGTTTAGCGCCTTCACCGCTCAACCCGGCCAGACCGACGCGGCGACCGCCGCCCCTATCGTCGGCTATGGCGGCCTCTGGCTCAGCGCCGACGAGGCCCATATTACCACCATCGCCGTAGACCCGGCCCACCGCCGTCGCGGGGTGGGCGAATTGCTGCTCAACGGCCTGATTGACCAGGCCTATGAGCTTGGCGCCACGATGATCACCCTCGAAGTGCGCGTAAGTAACGACGCTGCCCAGCGTCTCTACCTCAAATACGGCTTTAAAGTCGTCGGCACGCGCCGCCGTTACTATACCGATAATGGCGAAGACGCCTTGCTGATGTCGATCGAGGCCCTTAACACTCCCGCCTATCGCCAGCGCCTCAACGCCCTGCGCCGCCAGTTCTTCGCCCGCCTCCAGCGGCAGGCGTGA